In the genome of Spea bombifrons isolate aSpeBom1 chromosome 11, aSpeBom1.2.pri, whole genome shotgun sequence, one region contains:
- the LOC128468227 gene encoding uncharacterized protein LOC128468227, with protein sequence MEWLGSDIFKNLALLKLFPIAVAIELWGAEKRDQPVKVREGADERQGVRPFIAGVLRGLCPPELLSSCPRRERDSRVPRLQERRGGGWCCSMLLRNHLPLQSMGKETEGAGLLLRGKGRYICPLFANCREKIKKRTFENTDLLELHELELLKDAINGRRKKAIQRETTATQGEFTKQGTQFCKKMEEQNCLLLDRESPEKQQYKKHDIKIACYILLPWLLVLSFLVAVLFELYQKPIGIDDPTKDLPQKTLLSHKIREVQVDRLLTSDIDTSRDIVGQIRFGYGSRDQPCLTIFFEHTSEITVHAKVGPKAKFTQSQGNYTHNNQTGVWECHPTESMWWSITIKGEEHAQWTGDVTNEMLTSGKMGRSKTEIWYKTQSYGKILDPSLLSISAGDDDWTRVWNFQVERETALVKVSFVFTVTNSIAPEVRVNPRSVQEELEPIELQSGKGMRNAHRQPPLLPALSPVSSPPVSPSHPMPPGPDYSKQVEPMQLVFTCLSVEETD encoded by the exons ATGGAATGGCTAGGATCTGACATCTTCAAGAATTTGGCTTTACTCAAGCTTTTTCCTATTGCTGTGGCCATCGAGTTGTGGGGTGCAGAGAAGAGGGACCAGCCAGTGAAAGTAAG GGAAGGCGCCGACGAACGGCAGGGCGTCCGTCCGTTCATCGCCGGCGTCCTTCGCGGGCTGTGTCCCCCGGAGCTCCTCTCCTCGTGTCCTCGGAGGGAGCGAGATTCGCGGGTGCCGCGGTTGCAGGAACGCCGAGGTGGGGGGTGGTGCTGCAGCATGCTGCTCCGAAACCACCTCCCTCTGCAGTCCATGGGGAAAGAGACAGAGGGGGCGGgact CTTGCTCAGGGGGAAGGGCAGATATATCTGTCCACTTTTTGCAAACTGTCGGGAGAaaattaagaaaaggacctttGAGAATACAGACTTATTGGAACTACACGAACTGGAACTGCTAAAAGACGCTATTAACGGCagacgcaagaaagccatacagCGTGAAACAACAGCCACTCAAGGAGAGTTCACTAAACAGG GAACACAGTTCTGCAAGAAAATGGAGGAACAAAACTGTTTACTATTGGACAGAGAATCTCCAGAGAAACAGCAATACAAGAAGCATGACATCAAGATAGCGTGCTACATATTACttccatggttgttggtgctgagTTTTTTGGTTGCTGTGTTGTTTGAACTATACCAGAAGCCAATTGGAATTGATGATCCGACAAAGGATTTACCACAGAAGACattgttatcacataaaataagagAAGTTCAGGTGGATCGACTCCTGACATCAGACATTGATACATCAAGAGACATTGTTGGACAAATTAGATTCGGTTATGGCTCCAGAGATCAACCTTGTTTGACTATATTTTTTGAGCATACCTCAGAAATCACGGTTCATGCAAAAGTAGGACCAAAAGCCAAATTCACACAGTCACAGGGGAATTATACCCATAATAATCAGACAGGTGTTTGGGAATGTCATCCTACTGAGTCCATGTGGTGGTCTATAACAATTAAGGGAGAAGAACATGCACAATGGACAGGTGATGTTACCAATGAGATGTTaacatcagggaaaatgggAAGATCTAAGACAGAGATTTGGTATAAGACTCAGTCTTATGGGAAAATCTTAGATCCTTCACTGCTTTCTATATCAGCAGGGGATGATGATTGGACTAGGGTTTGGAACTTTCAGGTGGAAAGAGAGACAGCTTTGGTCAAAGTATCTTTTGTGTTTACGGTAACTAATTCTATAGCACCTGAAGTTAGAGTTAATCCCCGTAGTGTCCAAGAGGAATTGGAACCTATAGAACTACAAT ccgggaaaGGTATGCgcaatgcgcatagacaacctccactgctgccggcactttctcCGGTGTCTTCACCTCCTGTGTCTCCTTCACATCCCATGCCTCCTGGACCTGACTATTCCAAACAGGTAGAACCGATGCAGCTGGTGTTCACCTGCCTTTCAGTGGAGGAGACAGACTAA